A window from Hemicordylus capensis ecotype Gifberg chromosome 2, rHemCap1.1.pri, whole genome shotgun sequence encodes these proteins:
- the LOC128347273 gene encoding intercellular adhesion molecule 5-like — MTAVLLLNLALLLNFCYPVGAQGGALVRIQPERAAVAYGGSIVFNCSASCKDLTKIGLETKEMMESKGNGTTWAAFQLVNVSEWDSTPKCYAHCNETTTPQSATLTVYRAPELIVLDPLPEMEVGKEYNLTCRVTSVAPRRNLAVTFLKGETILYQKTFREHSAREPGDVVVTHSITAQQSKNGEEFSCQAALDLRPEGQLFEKASRNQSLMAVVFSVDPHLNTLHDILEISTEMDVECEVAGVFPAKEARFDLTFAGERLNVSVNVWNDTATAQAQASSSSVGKHELNCTVSLGPIIRTATKTVAVYSLPDPILHVDPQAVLVNETVTFTCNSSGTGSPGIKMQIRDSKGTFASAINSSLQVLRTAQEEDDGGEFTCKVELMVDGHPVPVVKETSAKLTVFYGPRMNDTSCPSSLDWSEGNEETFFCSAWGNPMPTIECRKQTVLYKLGTPQRITRDQDGLYRCNASNELGSDVRYVTIRVEFTQPNTLLIGLLCLGAVAIACVAGVAYRMYYNAHKIRKYVLKQKQQAAGHPMEQKSLNGNTQTETDDC; from the exons GAGCTCAAGGAGGAGCCTTGGTGAGAATACAGCCAGAAAGAGCTGCAGTGGCATATGGAGGCTCCATTGTGTTTAACTGCAGTGCCAGCTGCAAGGATCTCACAAAAATTGGCCTCGAGACCAAGGAGATGATGGAGAGCAAGGGAAATGGGACCACTTGGGCCGCTTTTCAACTCGTAAATGTCAGCGAGTGGGACTCCACTCCAAAATGCTACGCTCATTGCAATGAGACAACAACCCCTCAAAGTGCAACCCTCACTGTTTACC GAGCTCCAGAGCTAATAGTGTTGGATccgttgccagagatggaggtgGGCAAGGAATATAACTTGACATGTCGGGTTACCAGTGTTGCTCCCAGACGGAACCTCGCTGTGACCTTCCTGAAAGGAGAGACAATACTGTACCAGAAGACATTTAGGGAGCACTCTGCACGTGAACCTGGTGACGTTGTGGTGACCCACAGCATAACAGCTCAGCAATCCAAGAATGGGGAGGAATTCAGCTGCCAGGCAGCCTTGGATCTGAGGCCTGAAGGGCAGCTCTTTGAGAAGGCCTCCCGCAACCAATCACTAATGGCGGTCG TGTTTTCAGTGGATCCCCATCTCAACACCTTACATGACATATTGGAGATCAGTACTGAGATGGATGTGGAATGTGAGGTGGCTGGGGTTTTCCCGGCCAAAGAGGCCCGGTTTGACCTGACGTTTGCTGGGGAGAGACTGAATGTCAGCGTCAATGTGTGGAATGATACGGCCACAGCCCAGGCTcaagcatcctcctcctcagtaGGAAAACATGAGCTGAACTGCACAGTCTCTCTGGGGCCAATAATCAGAACTGCAACAAAAACGGTGGCTGTGTACA GTTTGCCTGACCCCATCCTGCACGTTGACCCCCAAGCGGTCCTTGTCAACGAGACTGTGACCTTCACGTGCAATTCTAGTGGCACTGGATCCCCTGGCATTAAAATGCAGATCAGAGACTCCAAGGGAACCTTCGCATCTGCAATCAATTCTTCTCTGCAAGTTCTCCGGACAGCCCAGGAAGAAGACGATGGGGGGGAATTTACATGCAAAGTGGAACTGATGGTGGATGGGCACCCAGTCCCAGTGGTAAAGGAGACCTCTGCAAAGCTCACGGTCTTCT ATGGGCCGCGAATGAATGATACTAGCTGTCCCAGTAGCTTGGACTGGTCAGAAGGCAATGAGGAGACTTTCTTCTGCTCAGCCTGGGGAAATCCAATGCCAACCATTGAATGCAGGAAGCAGACGGTGCTATATAAACTTGGGACACCACAGCGCATCACCAGAGATCAGGACGGGCTCTATCGGTGCAATGCTTCCAATGAACTTGGCTCTGATGTTAGATACGTGACCATCCGTGTTGAGT TTACCCAACCCAACACCCTGCTAATAGGTCTGCTGTGTCTCGGTGCGGTGGCGATTGCTTGTGTTGCTGGGGTGGCCTACAGGATGTACTACAATGCCCATAAGATTAGGAAATACGTCCtaaagcagaagcagcaagctGCTGGACACCCCATGGAGCAGAAGTCACTGAATGGCAATACACAGACTGAGACCGATGACTGCTAA